The genomic interval GTTTCAGCATTAGGAGCTTCCAAAATACACAGCTCATCGTATTGCCCCATTAATACGTACCAGCCTTTGATTTGCGCCCCCATAGCCGCAACTACTTTCTTAAACTCTTCGGCCGCCCCGGGCGCATCTTTAAATGCGCTCAGACTCTTTTCCGTCCATTTGACCAATACCACGAATGTCGCCATTCCTCGACCTCCTTCCGCTAATTAATCCCTTCAAGCTGACCCCATTATGGCGAAGGTGCGCCCTCAATGTCAACTATTTAACATTCTTAGAGATATAAACTTTGCCCCCAGAACCCGGATCG from Desulfobaccales bacterium carries:
- a CDS encoding GYD domain-containing protein; this translates as MATFVVLVKWTEKSLSAFKDAPGAAEEFKKVVAAMGAQIKGWYVLMGQYDELCILEAPNAETVARLILPFREKYGGQTETLQAFGEAEAKGLFAAMK